Below is a genomic region from Rosa chinensis cultivar Old Blush chromosome 5, RchiOBHm-V2, whole genome shotgun sequence.
ATTGGGCGTATGGTTCTTTAAGGTAGCAACCTAGAATTGTAAGTTCATGACAATTAGTTGAGTGGATTATATAACCATAAATCAGATAAATCAAATAAGTAAAAGAACCCAGAAATAGAAGGATAAACTACATTGTTTTCAATTGAAAATCTAGAAGATAGTACCCACTACCTACGAACTAGAATACTTCTGAACTACAGAAAAGCTTACTCAATCACAGAGAAAGCAGCGATAACCTCAAACAGAAATTGTACAAGCAAATCCTCTACATGGATTTTTAAAAGCACAATCAAGTCAACTAAGGGCAGGCCTGTGCCATGGCATAAGGGTCAAACTTGAGGCTTTGTCTCATCTTCATCCTCTTCTACCTTCGGAGCCAAGTAGAACCTTATGTAGCCCATCTCAGCAATCTTGTACTCAACCACAACTGGTAGTTCCGAAGAGAGGCTGATAGTGACTGTGTTTGACAGGGGGGATGCTTTTGTGAAGGAGTTCATGTACCTCAGAGCAAATGTCAATGAAACTGGCTCATTCATCTCTATGATTGTTGCTTCTTCAGGCTGCAATTCACACAAAGACCAAAGTTAGACATTGGATCCTAACCAAAAACATATGCTTCTGAAAGGAGATGTACATAGATACAAGCATTCAATAGCAATACCTTGTCAACAGTAGTGTTCTGCCTACAGACGATATTAGCAGTGCCGATATCCCCTCTTGTAGAGAACTTCACACCTTCCTTTGTCACAGATATCACAACTGCAAGCACATCAACCCGCAACTCAGAAATCCATGATACAAACAGGCCAAATTTAGAACCACTTCTAGAGGGATAAGAACAATACCAGTATCACCGATGCCGCTGAGGTCTTTGCAAATCCTGGCAAATTCAGCAGAAGGCATCCTAACAATTGCATGGTATTCTGCCTCTGGAATTCCAAGGTGCTCACTATCAATGTCCATcagcttcatctcaaaatcagaaattttatCTTGCGCTGCAATCCATTACCCAAACAAAAACACCAATCAGAAAACTACAACTGAAAGGAGTGTTAAACATTGAGAAGGCAATCACCATTTCTTCAACATGAAACAGGAATCAAATTGCAAACAAATATTTCTGAAAGTTTCTGTCTATCTATTTCATTTCTCTCAATATCATTACTTCCCAACGTCCAAACCCTCCATATTTTTATCAACATCAATATCTAATACAACAAAATTCCAAGCCATGGGCCGGGCAACTCTGCATCAAAATCTCaacataaaaactaaaaactaaacCAGTTTAAGATTCACCAATCTTAAACTATCGGGTCAAACAGCTTAGTATTACAAAACCAAATAACTAGGACAGTTCTATCAAATCCAATCTGGCTTCAATTTCAAGACTCACAAGCTTCTTTATATACTAATggaagatttaaaaaaaatgagattTCAAGAAGCCACCAAACAAACAGATTTATGCAATTGTATAGTTCCACTGTACTTCTCCATCCAATTCCAACAAAACAGGTCATGATTTTAAACCAAATAACCACAATTTTCCTACCAAATCCAATATCAAGATTCAAAAACCTCTTCCGCTTTCTCTTTCCAACAAATTCTTCATATTCAAGAGCACAATTACTAATCAAACATTCAACAAACAGAGaccaccaaaaacaaaaagactagtaattcaaaaaaaaaaagtgaaaatgaaaaagGTCGTGAGAGAATCAAGAACATACTGGGGCTCTCAAACATGAAGGTGACAGTATCGCTCCCATCGTCAGccttgatggtgatgatgtcATCGTTGCCGGCGCACTTGAGCATCTTGGACATGTTGCCGAGGTTCATCCCCATGGAGATGCTCCGATCGCAGCGGTAGTGCTCGAACCCTTCAGATCTGAGGAGGAGGGCGACGAGGGCGACGTGGCTGGAGTCCATGGCCTGGAGGGAGAACCCGGTGGCGGAGCAGTCGAAGTTGGCGTCGGTGACGAGGTCCTTGATGGACTCGAGAACCTTCTTGAGAAGGGAGCCCTGGACCAATCGGAGCTCCAACATGGTTTCCGgtggattgggattgggattcgGGTTGGGgagggttagggttttcttttttggggGGAAATGAGCGAGGGAGATGAGAAATGGGGCGGGGCGGGGTTAGGGTTTATATAGTGGGAGTGGTTTTGGGAATTTTTGGGTTTAATTGGCGGGATTTCGTGGAATTGCGTTCCCGCTCACGATTGGGGAGGACTTGCCTACGGTGACTGTCCACTCTAAATCATGTACCTCAACTTTGGagtggacttttttttttcttttttgaaaggatTTGTTTTTTGGTGTCAATGACTTGTTTGCATTTGCCATTGAATTTGGGGCAGTATCAAAATATATCCAAAAGAAccgatagttttttttttcgcaACACAAAATTCTTACTAACTGCCTCTCTCAGCTGATTCAATGAAACGTTGAGTACACAGACAGGGAGATAGTTAAACCAAACCGAGAGAGTTGCCTATAATTCTTAGCTTATAAGATTAGAAGGGATTCAATCATCTGTGTCTACAATTCATTTTATGAATGTCCAGGTCCAACCTACCAGGCTCCACTGGTACTACGAGTGTTGGTCATATGTGGCTATAGTTGTAGCCAAACCAAGTTACCAATCCCTTCGGTCACTATTTTGATAATTATTCTTGTATCTATGGTTGGTTTTTGGTTAGTTAAATGCTGGCCCTCCACCATTACTAATTTTGCACTAAACTTTTTTTAGACTGAGTGGACGTATTTGCCTTCCAATATTGTAAAGAATTTTCAACTAatctaacaaatttttttttttatttaatggGAAACTGTTGAGTTGCTGGGGGTATATCTGACAATTAGCTAACTAGTAATGTCATATTTTTGGTGGAGGCGGTATAAATATACTGGTAACAGATGCTTTCCTCCTtcaattgttttttctttctttctttttttgatgaATTCTAACAGATTGATGTCACATGAGTCATGTTCTGCATTCATTATAAATCCCTTTCTCATGAGTTGACATCCAAACAGACATCAATTCCATTCTTATTAGAGAGTCAAATAAGTGACtgcaaaaattaattttatctCAATTTTCACTAACCATGAGTAAAAAAAAGTAATACCAAGGTAGAATTATAAATTCACcacaagggaaaaaaaaaaaacaagaaaaagaaattgggtTAACTCAAGCGGTGGGATTTTCTCCTTAGAAAGCAAGATTGTTCTTACTTAGATTAGGCTTGCTGTTCAACGAGCGTCTCTTTACACTATAATAAGTTCAGTTTAGATTTGATATGTTAtttctattttctgattttcttgtgtaAGTTTTATTAAACTCTTGTATGTTTTCATAGCttaattattaataaaatcaatTCAGATTATATTAAGTCAGGGTTTCATGAGTTCGGGTTAAGTTAGGATTTTGATCTCCTCCAAcactacttaaaaaaaaaaaacacagcagtaaagaattttttttatccGCAATTATTAACCTAATAAGAACTATACTGGTGCTAAAATAACCGGAACGATGTCGACAAGGTAGAATTGTGAAAAACAGAGTTGACAGAAGAGCAAAGGCCTTGAATGGAGCCTAAACAAGTTGTACCTTTCCTTAATGATTACTCATCGCTACCATCTTTATAACCCTTCACGCCGATCACTCTCTTCTCTACTCAAATCACCCACAAATTTCCCCCACTTCTTTGCCTTTCTGAGCTTTCTTTCGTTTTGCACATTCCAATGGCGGATCTCAGCCCCAGGTCTGAGATCTCATTCTTGCAGACGTTCTTGTGCAGTGCCTTCGCTGCTTGCTTCGCTGAGGTAATCCATCATCCTTTTCTTTATATCTAAATTTCACTTCTTTTTTGTTGGTTTTAATTTGCTTAACTGGGTCGGCGGTTTGATGATCATTTAGCTTAAATTTCTGTACTTTTAGCTTAATCATTGCATTTTCTTACTTGGGTTTTGTTGAATTTCGTGTTGAGCAATCCAGAGTTTACATGATGTCAATACATTTTCGGTTTTTTGGGTTTATGTTTTAAATTAGATGAAGTTAAACTTAAGGGCCTGGTATGATGCATCTGGAAATTGCACAATGTGGATTAAAAGGCAATGAGGAATGGTTGGTCTCTCTCATTGCTTTGATATACATGATTGGTCATGTTGATTATGTTGGGTTAGAGTCGAAATGTCTCGGCCGGCATGATTTAGTCCAATTTAAGCAATTGAATTACAATTTGAGGTTCCTTACAAGGTCTCAACTTCGTGTGTATTCGTAAGAATCACAGCTTGGTACATATATAACAGGAAATATATTCTTTTGCAGTTCTGTACCATTCCGTTGGACACCGCTAAAGTTAGGCTCCAGCTCCAAAAGAAAGCAGTTGTAGGGGATGCAGCTGTTGCACCTAAATACAGGGGCTTGTTGGGTACTATGGCTACCATTGCTAGGGAAGAAGGTTTAGCAGCACTTTGGAATGGTATAATTCCAGGATTACAACGACAATGCATCTATGGAGGCTTAAGAATTGGGTTATATGATCCTGTGAGTTTTTGATGTTATTCTTTCGTAATACAATCCTGAATTGCCTGTttaatgctttctttgtgacacaTTCTGTATATCCATAAACTACTTGTTGAACAGGTCAAACTTTTCCTTGTTGGCAGTGCTTTTGTTGGAGATATTCCTATATACCATAAAGTGCTTGCTGCACTATTGACTGGTCAGTGCAACCATCCTACTAATCTTATTGTATGCTAGTGTTTTTCATTTGTAAGGGTCTACAAATTACTGTCTATATATTCCTTGCCTTCTGAATTAAAAAGTGGGAAATTTAACATCCTATTCTTATGACAAACTTTTACATCAACAGGTGCTCTGGCTATCGTAGTGGCTAATCCAACAGACCTTGTAAAGGTTCGACTCCAAGCTGAAGGAAAATTGCCAGCTGGAGTTCCTAGGCGTTACTCTGGAGCTAAAGATGCTTATTTCACTATAGTGAGGCAGGTTAGTTTTCTTAATGTAGAACAATGTGCTTCTTTgcccctttctttctttataaaTTGTTTCCTTATtagattatttatttgtttatttatgtttGTCAAAAATTAGGAAGGTTTAGGAGCTCTGTGGACTGGGCTGGGACCAAATGTAGCACGAAATGCTATTATAAATGCTGCTGAGCTAGCCAGTTATGATCAAGTGAAGGAGGTAGTATCATTGCTTTCAATCTCCGATGTTCAAGTACTATTATAGATTGCCAGTTATTGCTAATTTCTACATATAGGATGATATCGCAATGAATCCTAATTCTTCATACTTATGCAGACAGTTTTGAAAATTCCAGGGTTCACTGACAATATTTTCACTCATCTCCTAGCTGGTCTGGGTGCTGGTTTCTTTGCAGTTTCTATTGGTTCTCCTGTTGATGTGGTATGCATTCTGAAACCTATTAGCCTTAATAATAAATTTGGTGCTTCCATTTATCATCACAAGGATGTAATTTGTGTAGCAGTTTAAATTTCAATCACAGTGACTTCCATACACATAAGAAAAGGTATTGAAACTTTAAAGATTTTATTGACGCAAGAAACAAGActcccttttctttttgttattcaTCAGCATATATTGGGACCCTGGCTTTCAAGAACTGAATGATAATGACATAGGTGTAAGGAATTATTACTAGCTGAATTGTGAATATAAAACAGACTTTTAAATAAGAGTGTATACCATGACAGATAGACCAAAGATTGACAACTAGAGGAGTAAGGAACTATTAATAGCTGAAGTATGAATAAAAAgagtactctctctctctcgctatATATAGAAAAATATTGACAGCCATACATTGACTAGGAAAAATTGGATCTATGATCAGTAGCATGCTGTAACTGCTTATCAGTAGCATGTTGTATGTGCTCTCAAATTTTAATCATAACTGAATGCTGTTGTTGCAATGGTAGCATAAACCTGCGCATTAATAGTTGCAGGCTACTACAAGGGTGGCTAGTGACAGATTGAATTGTCGTTTTCTTATTATATGAAACAATTTACATAGTTAAGGCAAATGTTGCCTTGGATCCCTTGCTTATGTTCCAGGTGAAATCTAGAATGATGGGAGATTCAACTTACAAAAACACCATTGATTGCTTCGTCAAAACTTTGAAGTATGAGGTATGTTGATTTATTTCAGTTTTAATCCATTCACTGTGCCAACCAATAGTTCACAATCTCCAGAGGTGCAGAACTTGATGCTTTCTTTTACTGTTTTCAATCCGTGCTTTCACCCTGGTTCTGTATTATTTGTAGTCATTGCCCTCTAGATCTGTTTAATATCTTAGCAAAGTCTGAAACCGGATATGGGTTATGTCACCAGCTTCATAAAATATCTATTAACTTATGTCTGCTGATATAATACAGGGGTTTTTGGCCTTCTATAAAGGGTTTCTTCCAAACTTTGGTCGGCTAGGATCTTGGAATGTGCTTATGTTTCTAATGCTAGAGCAAGTAAGATTAGAATCATAGTATTTGTTTAATCATTTATTCACTTTGGGGAGGTCTTTCGTTTTGGTTTTCACTCAACCTTCTTGTAAAAAGTAGTGATGCCTatttgctcttattttttcTGCGTGCCAGGCAAAAAACGTTTTCAGGGTATAAATCTGCTTTCCGGATTTTGAGTTCAAGCATGAATGCACAACCTTCATGGGAATTGCCTCCACTATTGTTAAAGATCCATTCTTTTGGTTTTTCAGTCTTGTGCACTGCACTGTATTTCTGATGTATTTGTATCATTGGATAGAACTTGAAAAGTAGATCTATTTAGAAGGCATATCAGATCATGTACATTTTAGTGGGAAGCTATTCCCTCCCACTGTACTGAACAATTACATAATATTTATCAATTTCATTCTCATTTTACACCAAATTTGGTTGTTGTATTTGCTTACACTAGATTCTAATCAATTTGCAATTTGAAAAAGCTGATCTGCCATAAATAACCCTCTTATGCATCCAAATCAAGACCCAGTATCTATCAACAACAAACCAATTCTTCTTGGCTGACGAAACCCTAGCCGCCCGAAGACCGGAGTCAATTATCTGCGGGACCTTGCACGTCCAGCTGCGGCCCTATGTCTGACCTGGCCTCTAGCCTCGAACTGCCGGATGGTTATTTTTCCAATCTCCTATATCCAATAATTCTTTTTTAGGGATAGCTATGTTCTTTTTTATAGAAGCTTGATTCTTTTTGTAATATTCATgagcaaaaataaaatataacattcccttcattcctttttgtGTAGCttttatcccaaaaaaaaaaaaaaatggccatgcaaatatgcatgccagattttttttttcacaaataACACTTTTGTGATGACATTTTTGTTGTCGCAAATAACTTTTGGCGACGACAAAAGAATTTCATTAGTGGTTGAGGGCGTTGCTATTGGTATTTGCAATGGCATTTTCGGTCGCAAGATTTTTGTAAAGACAAAGGGTTTGCCGTCGCTAATACTCTTGCGACCGAAAATGCCATTGCAAATACCATTACAACGCCACCAACTGTTACGAAAGCTTTGCAGTTCCCAAAAGTCATTTGTGACTGGAAATTATCTTTTATAGgcaaaatcaagagaaaatagaAATAACCATAAGAAACTGACCAAGAAATAGACAGAAAGCAGGGAAACACCTATGAAGGGCGGAGATGCGTCACCAACTCTTAAAAGAAAAGGGAGAAAACCCACTCAAAATTTCAATTGGTCACACTCACATAAAATGTTAAATGTTAATGATGGGAAACAAAGAAATTATTTTTCGAGTAAAATGgaatctctcacaagaaaatATGACCAAAGATGATAGTAAAACATATATTAATTGACTTTTAAGGTGTGTGTGAATAACAATTTTATTGAAAGTTATATGATGATTatgtaaaataaattttttgttttattttttttttctaaagatgATCAAAGAATTTCACTCCTACCTACCCCCattggtgactcgaacccataacCTGAATCCTAAGTAGTGGACGCTctaactagggctgtcaattccgacacgacccgataacacgactcgaaacccgcacgaaataaagcgggttgaacccgcacgattaaaaagcgggtcgacggtgggtcaacccgccatgacccatttaacaaatgggtcggccacgggtcaacccgctaacacgaagtgaacccgtataacccaattttgctatgtttcttcttgaaattttggatgttCAGATTATtttatcataggattagacaatttgaaatatttcactttttaattattagatttaattatttatgaattatatataattatttatatttttcgtcttgtggagtttttagttaatttaatcaatttatgtatttttttagttaaatgggtcacattgttgacgcttaaatgagtcattttgtctaacaatacacgacctatttattaaatgggttaagcgggttggaaatgggtaacccgtttaataaatgggttgggtttgggtttaaatttttgacacgattattaaatgggttgggtttgggtttatattttgcgacacgacaaataccttaacccgacacgaacccaacccgacacgacccattgacagccctagctctaaccactgagttaACACCACTTCGTCGAAATAACTTAAATTGATTAATTTTCACATTACACTGATGTAAGTTATAACAAAATGCATGTGACGGTGGAGATCGTGATGTAATTCTTATAATACATCATGGATAAAGGTGTTATTCAAGCTATGGCTTGGAAGCCTTGCTTGTTATGTTCTTGGTGAATTATAGAATGTTCAAATTTAATTTACATAAGATGGCAATAAAATGGATTGGCGATCAAGATCACAACATCATCCCATCTAGAATCTAATCTATCTATTCTCAGCCCCATGCATCTCTTCTCCAATCCCAATTTAAAAGTATGGGGAGTCCTCATCCCCATCCTCAATGTAAGATATCAATTGATCAAACAATTTTGTTTCTATTTGCTTTTTGTAAATTATAATCCGCAACAAAATGAAGTCCAAAACATTATAAATTCGGAATTCATAACCACGGTTCATCAATACATATTACTTATTAATTTAAGCAAAAAGACATTGCTTATTGCACACCGTGACACATTCTCAAGTTCTCAACATTAGAGTAGCACCACAACAGTAGTAACAATAGGAGTACTAGGACCTTTTCTTGATAACTAATCAAGACGTCTAATTCTTGGATACAAGGTAAACTCTGGCCTTAATAATCGACCCATTGCCAAGCTTGAACCCTGGAATTAAGGGAAACCCAACAACTTGACCCGAAGGAACTTGTCCTGGAGACTTGAGAACACTCTCCATGTAGTCTGGATGAAAATCAGCTCCTCTGCCAGCCTCAAACTGACTTGGTGCAGGGTCAAGCGAGAACGCCAGCAAGTGAAGCAACCACATCGCCTTAGCCAACTCCAAGAACTGCCTGTAAAACTGACTCCTAGGATGCCTGCCTTCTACAACTTGTTGTCTCTGCTCCAAGTCTCCGAAGAATGACTCCTCCATCTTGGGATGAACAATAGCCAAGTACTTGTTGGAGCAAAACTTCCCAAAGTTACACGAGGGCTGAATATTGAGAAGCTCTGCGGAGTCCATGCTTTTCATGTCACAATATTCGGCGAAGCAGTCCCGGTGATACTGGTCTGGGCTGAGAACTGAGGAGAGGCCGTTATCCATGTAGAAGCTCTCGTGGTCGAAGCCTTGAAAGACTTTACGGGAAATGTAGGACTGAAGAGCGAACTTGGCGTTGGCACGTTGAGTTTGGATTACAGAGGAAGCGCTGATCCTCCTAGCTGTGGCAGTGGCGGCTTCAATGGAGCGTACGGCCGCAGCGATATCCCAGTGAGCCGCACGcatgagagagaggagaactATAGTGAAGGTGTCTAATGCCTCTCTAACTCCGCTCATTGCCCCCTCGAACAATTCTGGTGCAGGAGCTGCTGGAACTGCAAGTGATTACAAGCTATTAGTTGCTATAAATTTTGTGGTATATATCCAAAAAGCCAAATGAACTTGTATAGGGTTTCAACTCTTCTAGTTTCCTGATGTTGTAATAAATGACACCAtaggtttttgtctattttctAGTTATCTCTACGATTTGTCACTCAAACCCTGAAGTGGCCATGAATTGCTACAAGGTGTTATTGCATGCCCTAATAATAATAAACTGATCCAGAAGGGGCTGTTTGTACGTTACCTTGAGTAATGCAATTGACCTTTCTCCTAGACAGAGACGTCCAGCTCTTCTTCCCGCTAGTGGTCTCTCCAATAATGCTCCTGAGCTTCTCTTTGAGATTGTCAACCTCCATGTCTCTAGCCTTCACCTCTCTCTTCAGCTCCTCGATTGCCGCCTCGTACGGCACTACCGCCTCCCTCAGCATATCACCACTACCTCCACCGTAACATCTTCTCCTCAAGTACCTCTCTCTTAACTCTCCCAGCCTTCTCAGCTCCCCCACCACCGCCACGTCAGCCGCCCTCAGCTTCTCCGGGTCCCATGGGTTGTGGGCTTCTTGTAGGCTCACGTATGCAATTGTCATGGCTGAAACGGCGTTGAATACTTCTGTCATAACTACGAACTCCATTCCCAtcacctcctcctcttcttcatcttcatcttcatcgtgAGTCTTGTATGCTTCTTGGTCTCTCGTGCCACAATAATCAGCTAGGTCACCGGAACTTCTGTTCCTGCCGGAGGAGGCGGGTGGGCGGAGGTTGCAAGCAGCTGACACTTGCTGAATTAGATCGGAGAAATTCCAAAACCTTCCCGCCATTCCGCCTTTTGTCCTCGGCTTGACCATTTCTGATCGCAGAGACAATTCTGTTTGCTTCCCGGAGCCCATTGGTTTTACATGGAAGTAGAGCAACTGTGGGTCAACTTCTAATTTCACTTTTTCCTGGTTCTGATCCCGGTGGGTGATCAccatgttcttcttcttcctgtgTCATCCAAATCCGGAGTTATTATGTGTCATCAAATGAGGCTTTTACTACACACAATTAATTAATAACACTTACGAATAGCATTACTCTTTATCATTAATAAAATGTCGTACTGTGGCTCATCGAGGAAACACAGAGATTATTCGAAATGTACGGTCCTTTTGGACCTTTTTgcaaagtctt
It encodes:
- the LOC112165739 gene encoding proliferating cell nuclear antigen, yielding MLELRLVQGSLLKKVLESIKDLVTDANFDCSATGFSLQAMDSSHVALVALLLRSEGFEHYRCDRSISMGMNLGNMSKMLKCAGNDDIITIKADDGSDTVTFMFESPTQDKISDFEMKLMDIDSEHLGIPEAEYHAIVRMPSAEFARICKDLSGIGDTVVISVTKEGVKFSTRGDIGTANIVCRQNTTVDKPEEATIIEMNEPVSLTFALRYMNSFTKASPLSNTVTISLSSELPVVVEYKIAEMGYIRFYLAPKVEEDEDETKPQV
- the LOC112165718 gene encoding mitochondrial uncoupling protein 2; translated protein: MADLSPRSEISFLQTFLCSAFAACFAEFCTIPLDTAKVRLQLQKKAVVGDAAVAPKYRGLLGTMATIAREEGLAALWNGIIPGLQRQCIYGGLRIGLYDPVKLFLVGSAFVGDIPIYHKVLAALLTGALAIVVANPTDLVKVRLQAEGKLPAGVPRRYSGAKDAYFTIVRQEGLGALWTGLGPNVARNAIINAAELASYDQVKETVLKIPGFTDNIFTHLLAGLGAGFFAVSIGSPVDVVKSRMMGDSTYKNTIDCFVKTLKYEGFLAFYKGFLPNFGRLGSWNVLMFLMLEQAKNVFRV
- the LOC112168217 gene encoding protein GRAVITROPIC IN THE LIGHT 1, with protein sequence MAGRFWNFSDLIQQVSAACNLRPPASSGRNRSSGDLADYCGTRDQEAYKTHDEDEDEEEEEVMGMEFVVMTEVFNAVSAMTIAYVSLQEAHNPWDPEKLRAADVAVVGELRRLGELRERYLRRRCYGGGSGDMLREAVVPYEAAIEELKREVKARDMEVDNLKEKLRSIIGETTSGKKSWTSLSRRKVNCITQVPAAPAPELFEGAMSGVREALDTFTIVLLSLMRAAHWDIAAAVRSIEAATATARRISASSVIQTQRANAKFALQSYISRKVFQGFDHESFYMDNGLSSVLSPDQYHRDCFAEYCDMKSMDSAELLNIQPSCNFGKFCSNKYLAIVHPKMEESFFGDLEQRQQVVEGRHPRSQFYRQFLELAKAMWLLHLLAFSLDPAPSQFEAGRGADFHPDYMESVLKSPGQVPSGQVVGFPLIPGFKLGNGSIIKARVYLVSKN